In one window of Zhihengliuella sp. ISTPL4 DNA:
- a CDS encoding TetR/AcrR family transcriptional regulator → MTSNARPYRSALRTRQAEETRARIVAAAARLFAAQGYQATTISAIAKEAGVSAETVKTTAAKAELLIAAFEVTFSGSEAAETLADTEAGSGLTTLPDDVFLDAVITQIGAANERGHALWTVLLGAALSDPVVDAALQRILENRAADYRGFAAELQRRGIVASDHDGDALADVLSFLLSPESHQQLVVQSGWSPERYRSWLRSAVLAAASRAA, encoded by the coding sequence ATGACGTCGAATGCACGCCCCTACCGCTCCGCCCTGCGGACCCGCCAGGCCGAGGAGACCCGCGCGCGCATCGTCGCGGCAGCCGCCCGCCTGTTCGCCGCGCAGGGATACCAGGCGACGACGATCTCGGCGATCGCCAAGGAGGCCGGGGTCTCCGCGGAGACGGTGAAGACCACGGCGGCGAAGGCGGAGTTGCTCATCGCCGCCTTCGAGGTCACCTTCTCCGGCTCGGAGGCCGCCGAGACCCTCGCCGACACCGAGGCCGGCTCCGGGTTGACGACCCTGCCCGACGACGTCTTCCTCGACGCGGTCATCACGCAGATCGGCGCGGCGAACGAGCGGGGGCATGCCCTCTGGACGGTCCTCCTGGGCGCGGCGCTCTCCGATCCGGTCGTCGATGCCGCCCTCCAGCGCATCCTCGAGAACCGGGCGGCGGACTACCGAGGCTTCGCGGCGGAACTGCAGCGCCGGGGCATCGTCGCCTCGGACCACGACGGCGACGCCCTCGCCGACGTGCTGTCGTTCCTGCTCTCGCCGGAGAGCCACCAGCAGCTCGTCGTGCAGTCCGGGTGGTCGCCGGAGCGCTATCGCTCCTGGCTGCGGAGCGCTGTGCTCGCCGCGGCCTCTCGGGCGGCGTGA
- a CDS encoding glycosyltransferase: protein MSRYLLTCTPAHGHVLPLLQVARHLVAGGHDVLFLTSTRYEEQVTAAGARFRPLPAEADVDLDDANGAFPEREGLTGVAALRFDMSTLFIRPGRAQLEAVRVELARNRVDAVLTEPLFVGAALLQRLPKAERPPVVVLGIFPLGARSVDTAPFGLGVTPMRGPFGRVRNAFLRTVAERVIFGGVQKEADAMAREAVGRDLGGFVLDWAGRADAYVQFSVPAFEYPRPDLPASVHFAGPLPAASSSVALPEWWSDLDGRRPVIHVSQGTIANADFGQLVLPTIAGLAATDALVVVSTGGRPVDALPAELPANVRVAEYLPYDRLLPEVDVFVTNGGFGGVQQALAHDVPLVVAGQTEDKVEVSARVGWTGVGINLRTNAPKPGQVAEAVRRVLAEPTFRDRARQVGEAMRAADAWQTLDAVLAAETARGAAADSSMHR, encoded by the coding sequence ATGTCCCGTTACCTCCTCACCTGCACCCCCGCCCACGGGCATGTGCTCCCGCTGCTGCAGGTCGCCAGGCACCTGGTCGCGGGCGGGCACGACGTCCTCTTCCTCACGAGCACCCGGTACGAGGAGCAGGTGACCGCGGCGGGCGCGCGGTTCCGTCCGCTGCCGGCGGAGGCCGACGTCGATCTCGACGATGCGAACGGCGCTTTCCCCGAGCGCGAAGGTCTCACCGGGGTGGCCGCCCTCCGCTTCGACATGAGCACCCTGTTCATCCGCCCGGGTCGGGCTCAGCTCGAGGCCGTGCGCGTCGAGCTGGCGCGGAACCGCGTCGACGCCGTCCTCACCGAACCGCTGTTCGTCGGTGCGGCGCTGCTGCAGCGGCTGCCGAAGGCCGAACGGCCCCCGGTCGTGGTCCTCGGGATCTTCCCGCTCGGCGCCCGCAGCGTCGACACGGCCCCGTTCGGGCTCGGAGTCACGCCGATGCGCGGGCCGTTCGGTCGGGTGCGCAACGCCTTCCTCCGTACCGTGGCGGAGCGCGTGATCTTCGGCGGCGTGCAGAAGGAGGCCGACGCCATGGCGCGCGAGGCGGTCGGCCGCGATCTCGGTGGATTCGTGCTCGACTGGGCGGGCCGCGCCGACGCGTACGTGCAGTTCTCGGTGCCGGCGTTCGAGTACCCGCGGCCCGACCTCCCGGCGTCCGTGCACTTCGCCGGCCCCCTGCCCGCGGCGTCGTCGAGCGTGGCGCTGCCCGAGTGGTGGTCCGACCTGGACGGACGGCGGCCCGTGATCCACGTCAGTCAGGGCACCATCGCCAACGCCGACTTCGGTCAGCTCGTGCTGCCGACCATCGCCGGGCTCGCCGCGACGGACGCGCTCGTGGTCGTCTCCACCGGTGGGCGCCCTGTCGACGCGCTCCCGGCGGAGCTGCCGGCCAACGTCCGCGTCGCCGAGTACCTGCCCTACGACCGGCTGCTGCCGGAGGTCGACGTGTTCGTCACGAACGGCGGTTTCGGCGGGGTGCAGCAGGCCCTTGCCCACGACGTCCCGCTGGTGGTCGCGGGGCAGACGGAGGACAAGGTCGAGGTCTCCGCCCGAGTCGGGTGGACCGGGGTGGGCATCAACCTGCGGACGAATGCGCCGAAGCCCGGGCAGGTGGCCGAAGCCGTGCGCCGGGTGCTGGCCGAGCCGACGTTCCGGGATCGCGCGCGGCAGGTCGGAGAGGCGATGCGCGCTGCGGACGCCTGGCAGACGCTCGACGCGGTCCTCGCCGCGGAGACCGCGAGAGGGGCCGCGGCCGACAGCTCGATGCACCGCTGA